A region from the Triticum aestivum cultivar Chinese Spring chromosome 3D, IWGSC CS RefSeq v2.1, whole genome shotgun sequence genome encodes:
- the LOC123078719 gene encoding uncharacterized protein, with the protein MQTTSLSSAPSSRPPSAPPPPPPHVAFPSLRRRDLLLLSASPLPLALSPAAASARGLFRMPPPGLANRYFLVRAGESVYEGQGLLRTNPVAKTSVDSGLSPAGRRQAARAALELRRLGACEDDCWIWPSITQRAYQAAEIIAAANSINRSKIVPEYSFLDARGLGAYEGKRLEALPEVYAADNISSDIKPPPTYDGTPNESVADVFVRVTQLMSILETQYSGDTVVIVSPDSDNLSILQAGLIGLDLRRHDSLFFQPGEVRAVDPASIPEYKQPASSVFKCTNPPSCK; encoded by the exons ATGCAAACCACCTCTCTGTCTTCCGCTCCGTCCTCTCGGCCCCCCtccgcgccaccgcctccgcccCCGCACGTCGCCTTTCCCTCGCTCCGTCGCCGAGACCTCCTCTTGCTCTCAGCGTCGCCTCTTCCACTCGCGCTCTCTCCGGCGGCCGCCTCGGCGCGCGGGCTGTTCCGCATGCCGCCGCCGGGACTGGCCAACCGCTACTTCCTCGTGCGCGCTGGCGAGTCCGTGTACGAGGGGCAGGGACTCCTCCGGACCAACCCCGTCGCCAAGACGTCCGTCGACAGCGGTCtctcccccgccggccgccgccaggCCGCGCGCGccgcgctcgagctccgccgccttggTGCATGCGAGGACGACTGCTGGATATGGCCCTCCATCACCCAGCGCGCCTACCAGGCCGCCGAGATCATCGCTGCCGCCAACAGCATCAACCGCAG TAAAATCGTGCCGGAGTATAGCTTCTTGGACGCGCGGGGGCTGGGTGCGTACGAGGGGAAGAGGTTAGAAGCATTGCCAGAG GTGTATGCAGCTGATAATATTTCGTCAGACATCAAACCACCTCCTACTTATGATGGTACACCTAACGAGAGCGTGGCGGACGTATTTGTTCGGGTAACACAGCTCATGTCAATACTAGAGACTCAGTACTCAGGGGATACTGTTGTCATCGTTTCGCCAGATTCTGACAACTTGTCAATTCTTCAAGCTGGGTTGATAGGACTGGACCTGCGGAG GCATGACAGCCTGTTCTTTCAGCCGGGTGAGGTCCGAGCCGTTGATCCTGCCAGTATACCTGAATACAAGCAACCAGCCTCTAGTGTTTTTAAGTGTACAAACCCACCAAGTTGCAAATAA